One Henriciella litoralis genomic window carries:
- a CDS encoding Ppx/GppA phosphatase family protein has translation MTPALRPEKSAVVDIGSNSVRLVIYEVTRAAALPYFNEKVLAGLGRGLPETGHLSPSGVEQAIAALRRYRAILTGLGVTQVIAVATAAVRDASDGAEFARRAAAELGAKLHILSGSDEGRLSALGVRVGFDHPDGIVGDLGGSSLEFHRITPAGQDGMGETHKLGPFAMSHMENAKPSERRKAIRKVLKQSELLTSGARRLYAVGGSWRALASVHMEIKSYPLAILHGYRMNGQAIRTVTREVLATQRDKELASRISSLVGRRFDTIIHAALVLDEAFDIGAFKEVVISANGLREGVLFDHGERLLFESVREPHGDALIDGTIAFLRLDESQLEFGHALYEFIKPVLPKTHSRQRVFRAACMMADCGGRFHPDHRADMAYYLILRAPVRSVSHEDRVLLAHTIGARYTHKFQRPGEFARLGRDSDDQLARVMGAAMRLGAVYSGRTAPLLKQVQLKVSKSRLSLEVREGCEDMVSATVRKRLDQLATFMDLDAHVPLND, from the coding sequence ATGACGCCAGCGCTCCGGCCGGAAAAATCTGCTGTTGTCGACATCGGGTCAAACTCCGTCCGTTTGGTGATTTATGAAGTCACCCGCGCTGCCGCCTTGCCATACTTCAACGAAAAAGTGCTGGCCGGCTTGGGCCGCGGCCTACCTGAAACCGGGCATCTTTCGCCGTCTGGCGTAGAGCAGGCCATTGCCGCTCTCAGACGCTATCGGGCCATCCTTACGGGGCTTGGCGTGACGCAGGTCATCGCAGTCGCCACGGCGGCCGTCCGTGATGCCAGCGACGGCGCCGAGTTTGCGCGGCGGGCAGCCGCTGAACTTGGCGCGAAGCTGCATATTCTGTCCGGCTCGGATGAGGGTCGGCTATCGGCGCTTGGTGTGCGGGTCGGGTTCGATCATCCAGATGGCATTGTCGGAGACCTTGGCGGCTCCAGCCTCGAATTCCATCGGATCACGCCCGCCGGTCAGGACGGCATGGGCGAGACCCACAAGCTTGGCCCATTTGCCATGTCGCACATGGAAAACGCCAAACCGTCCGAGCGCCGCAAGGCCATTCGCAAGGTGCTCAAGCAATCAGAGCTTCTGACCTCAGGGGCGCGCCGCCTCTATGCCGTGGGCGGCTCATGGCGCGCGCTTGCGAGCGTGCATATGGAGATCAAATCCTATCCGCTTGCCATCCTGCACGGCTATCGCATGAACGGACAGGCGATCCGCACCGTCACGCGCGAGGTCCTCGCGACGCAACGTGACAAGGAGTTGGCGAGCCGCATCTCATCGCTGGTGGGGCGTCGCTTCGATACCATCATCCACGCCGCGCTCGTCCTCGATGAAGCGTTTGATATTGGCGCGTTCAAGGAAGTCGTCATTTCAGCCAATGGCCTGCGTGAGGGCGTCCTGTTCGATCATGGCGAACGACTGTTGTTCGAATCGGTCCGCGAGCCGCATGGTGACGCCCTGATTGATGGAACCATTGCTTTCCTTCGACTGGACGAGTCGCAACTTGAGTTTGGCCATGCGCTCTATGAGTTCATCAAGCCCGTGCTACCGAAAACCCATTCGCGCCAGCGCGTTTTCCGCGCGGCCTGCATGATGGCCGATTGCGGCGGCCGGTTTCACCCCGATCACCGTGCCGACATGGCCTATTATCTCATTCTGCGTGCGCCGGTACGCAGCGTCTCTCATGAAGACCGTGTGCTGCTCGCCCATACTATTGGCGCGCGCTACACGCACAAATTCCAGAGGCCGGGGGAGTTCGCCCGTCTAGGCCGCGATTCCGACGATCAGCTGGCGCGCGTGATGGGCGCAGCCATGCGGCTTGGTGCGGTTTATTCAGGCCGCACCGCGCCGCTGTTAAAACAGGTTCAGCTGAAAGTGTCGAAGTCCCGACTGTCGCTGGAAGTGCGCGAAGGATGTGAGGACATGGTGTCAGCGACCGTCCGCAAACGGCTCGATCAGCTGGCAACCTTCATGGATCTTGATGCCCACGTGCCGCTGAACGACTAA
- the rnd gene encoding ribonuclease D has protein sequence MTDKILTPITQQEELQKFCDSLSKSSFICVDTEFHRETTFWPELCLVQASAPGVEGLIDPMAPDLDLKPFLDLMADTSRVKVFHAARQDMEIFNRLIGTPPAPIFDTQIAAMALGLGDSISYDNLIQRTLRRQIDKSSQFTDWKRRPLSDKQLTYALGDVTHLRDAYLQMREQLESQGRMKWVADEMAQLSDPALYDTNPKNAWQRLKLRKTHKDYLAVFAAVAEWRERQAQALDRPRRRILKDDAIQEIADQKPKTQEHFDRLRAVPKGFIRSRNADGLIETVEAALADPDAYAPPAPKRQHNPQTPAGAPEMLKVLLKAVSDDINVVPRLIANASDIERIARGETSDDIPALTGWRYDVFGKKARSLLTGKLALAFEDGQVRLFEQNA, from the coding sequence ATGACTGACAAGATACTGACGCCGATTACACAGCAGGAAGAACTGCAAAAGTTCTGCGATTCCCTCTCGAAAAGCAGTTTCATCTGCGTCGACACGGAATTTCACCGCGAGACGACCTTCTGGCCCGAGCTTTGCCTCGTACAGGCTTCTGCGCCCGGCGTAGAGGGCCTGATCGACCCGATGGCGCCTGATCTGGACCTGAAGCCCTTTCTCGATCTGATGGCCGACACCTCGCGTGTGAAGGTGTTCCATGCCGCCCGGCAGGACATGGAAATCTTCAACCGGCTAATCGGGACGCCACCTGCCCCGATCTTCGACACCCAGATCGCTGCGATGGCGCTCGGCCTTGGTGATTCGATTTCGTATGACAATCTGATCCAGCGCACGCTTCGCCGGCAGATCGACAAGTCGAGCCAGTTTACCGACTGGAAGCGGCGTCCTCTTTCGGACAAACAGCTGACCTATGCGCTCGGCGATGTGACCCATCTGCGCGATGCCTACCTCCAGATGCGCGAACAGCTTGAGTCGCAAGGCCGTATGAAATGGGTCGCCGACGAAATGGCACAGCTATCCGATCCGGCGCTGTACGACACCAATCCGAAGAATGCCTGGCAGCGTTTAAAATTGCGCAAGACGCACAAGGATTACCTGGCCGTCTTCGCCGCGGTTGCGGAATGGCGCGAACGTCAAGCCCAGGCGCTGGACCGTCCGCGCCGGCGTATCCTAAAGGATGATGCAATCCAGGAAATCGCCGATCAGAAGCCAAAGACCCAGGAGCATTTCGACCGGCTTCGCGCCGTCCCGAAGGGCTTTATCCGCTCGCGCAATGCCGATGGATTAATCGAGACGGTGGAAGCGGCTCTTGCTGATCCAGATGCCTACGCCCCGCCTGCCCCGAAGCGTCAGCACAATCCGCAGACGCCCGCTGGCGCGCCGGAAATGCTGAAAGTGCTGCTGAAGGCCGTGAGCGACGACATCAATGTCGTCCCACGCCTGATCGCGAATGCATCCGATATTGAACGGATAGCGCGTGGTGAGACGTCTGACGACATTCCGGCGCTGACAGGCTGGAGATATGATGTCTTCGGCAAGAAGGCGCGGTCCCTGCTGACGGGCAAGCTCGCTCTGGCCTTCGAAGATGGGCAGGTTCGCCTGTTTGAACAGAACGCCTGA
- the aspS gene encoding aspartate--tRNA ligase has product MHEYRSHTCGELSKAQVGETVKLSGWLHRRREHAGALFIDLRDHYGLTQVVVYPNAPFYEDAKRATAESVLTVTGKLIARDKEAINPDLPTGEVELPAETLVIESAAEKLPLPVFAEPDYPEDIRLKHRYLDLRRETLHKNMVLRSNVIASLRRRMIDQGFMEFQTPILTASSPEGARDFLVPSRLHPGEFYALPQAPQQFKQLLMVSGFDRYFQIAPCFRDEDARADRSPGEFYQLDIEMSFVTQDDVFNAIEPVMRGVFEEFADWEGKGRTVPSEPFVHIPYAEAMAKYGSDKPDLRNPLELSDVTDFFVDEGKTGFGIFAKIIKGGGKVIAIPAPKAAAEKSRKFFDEMDKWAKKEMQAPGLGYARLKEADGGGVDSQDPVLKGFEPEHLKALLEQMGLYAGDGVFFSAGNKTDAYKLAGAARNKVGESLELIEEGVFRFCWIVDFPMFEYDEDNKKIDFSHNPFSMPQGGMDALVAAKTDEEILEIKAFQYDIVCNGIELSSGAIRNHRPDVMLKAFEMAGYGPDVVEAEFGGMLNAFRYGAPPHGGIAPGVDRIVMLLADAENIRDVTLFPMNGQARDLMMGAPSPVEPKQVKELHLKISEPPKRG; this is encoded by the coding sequence ATGCACGAATACCGATCGCACACTTGCGGCGAACTTTCGAAGGCTCAGGTCGGCGAAACCGTCAAGCTGTCAGGTTGGCTGCATCGCCGCCGCGAACACGCCGGTGCGCTGTTCATTGACTTGCGAGATCATTACGGCCTGACCCAGGTTGTCGTTTACCCGAATGCGCCGTTCTACGAGGACGCCAAGCGCGCCACGGCAGAGAGCGTTCTGACGGTGACCGGCAAGCTCATCGCCCGCGACAAGGAAGCGATCAATCCGGACCTGCCGACCGGCGAAGTCGAACTGCCTGCCGAAACTCTGGTGATTGAAAGCGCCGCTGAAAAGCTGCCGCTGCCTGTCTTCGCAGAGCCGGACTATCCTGAGGATATCCGCCTCAAGCACCGCTACCTCGATCTGCGGCGCGAGACGCTGCACAAGAACATGGTGCTGCGCTCAAACGTCATCGCATCGCTGCGCCGCCGGATGATCGATCAGGGCTTCATGGAGTTCCAGACGCCGATCCTCACCGCATCGAGCCCTGAGGGCGCGCGTGACTTCCTCGTGCCATCGCGTTTGCACCCGGGTGAGTTCTACGCTCTGCCGCAGGCCCCGCAGCAGTTCAAACAGCTGCTGATGGTGTCCGGCTTTGACCGGTACTTCCAGATCGCACCCTGCTTCCGCGATGAGGATGCCCGCGCTGACCGTAGCCCCGGTGAGTTCTACCAGCTCGATATCGAGATGAGCTTCGTGACGCAGGACGATGTGTTCAACGCGATTGAGCCGGTCATGCGCGGCGTCTTCGAAGAGTTCGCAGATTGGGAAGGCAAGGGCCGGACGGTCCCGTCTGAGCCATTCGTTCACATCCCTTATGCTGAAGCGATGGCGAAGTATGGCTCCGACAAGCCAGACCTTCGCAACCCGCTGGAACTTTCTGATGTCACCGACTTCTTCGTCGATGAAGGCAAGACCGGCTTTGGCATCTTCGCCAAGATCATCAAGGGCGGCGGCAAGGTCATCGCTATTCCGGCGCCAAAAGCGGCGGCTGAGAAATCCCGCAAGTTCTTCGACGAGATGGACAAATGGGCGAAGAAAGAGATGCAGGCACCAGGGCTCGGCTATGCCCGTCTGAAAGAGGCTGATGGCGGCGGCGTCGACAGCCAGGACCCTGTCCTGAAAGGCTTTGAGCCTGAGCATCTGAAAGCGCTGCTGGAGCAGATGGGGCTATACGCCGGAGACGGTGTCTTTTTCTCGGCTGGCAACAAGACCGATGCGTACAAGCTCGCCGGCGCGGCCCGCAACAAAGTTGGCGAGAGCCTGGAGCTTATCGAAGAAGGCGTGTTCCGCTTCTGCTGGATCGTCGATTTCCCGATGTTCGAGTATGACGAGGACAACAAGAAGATCGACTTCAGCCACAACCCGTTTTCCATGCCGCAAGGCGGAATGGACGCGCTGGTCGCGGCGAAGACTGATGAGGAAATCCTCGAGATCAAGGCGTTCCAGTACGACATCGTCTGTAACGGCATTGAGCTGTCATCAGGCGCTATCCGGAACCACCGTCCAGACGTGATGCTGAAAGCGTTCGAAATGGCCGGCTACGGACCGGACGTCGTTGAGGCGGAGTTTGGCGGCATGCTGAACGCGTTCCGTTATGGCGCCCCGCCACACGGCGGCATTGCGCCTGGCGTGGACCGGATCGTCATGCTGCTGGCTGACGCTGAGAACATCCGTGACGTGACCCTGTTCCCGATGAACGGGCAGGCGCGTGACCTGATGATGGGCGCGCCGTCACCGGTCGAACCCAAGCAGGTGAAGGAACTGCACCTCAAGATCTCCGAGCCGCCGAAGAGGGGCTAA
- a CDS encoding SDR family NAD(P)-dependent oxidoreductase, whose protein sequence is MSDTNNGASRRVAVVTGGGNGIGEAVSTSLAEAGHSVAILDYDGEGGKAQAARLSEAGFTARFWQLDCTDLDSVEGTFAEIREELGDPSYLVNNVGGHARTKATDFLESDVRSLDHMVALNLKSTVYCTRQVVKAMSEARFGRIVSIASEAALTGGPKCWDYSAVKSGVIGFSRAIAYELAPHNINVNVVAPGATKTAALAAWSEEQKAAVARAIPLGRLGQPGEIAGTVAFLLSDEAAFITGQTILANGGRWMV, encoded by the coding sequence ATGTCAGATACGAATAATGGCGCCAGTCGCCGGGTCGCGGTGGTCACGGGTGGTGGAAACGGGATCGGCGAAGCAGTATCGACCTCACTCGCCGAGGCCGGACATTCGGTTGCGATACTGGATTATGACGGCGAAGGCGGAAAAGCGCAGGCTGCCCGCCTGAGTGAGGCCGGCTTCACGGCGCGGTTCTGGCAGCTCGACTGTACCGATCTGGACTCGGTTGAAGGCACCTTCGCTGAAATCAGGGAGGAGCTGGGCGACCCGAGCTATCTGGTGAACAATGTTGGGGGCCATGCGCGAACGAAGGCGACCGATTTCCTCGAAAGCGATGTGCGCAGCCTCGATCACATGGTCGCCCTGAACCTCAAATCCACCGTGTATTGTACCCGGCAGGTCGTGAAAGCGATGAGTGAGGCACGGTTTGGGCGTATCGTAAGTATCGCCTCCGAAGCAGCCCTCACTGGCGGGCCGAAATGCTGGGACTATTCGGCCGTGAAGTCCGGGGTGATCGGGTTTTCCCGCGCGATCGCCTATGAACTCGCCCCGCACAATATCAACGTGAATGTGGTGGCGCCCGGAGCGACCAAGACGGCGGCCTTGGCGGCCTGGAGCGAGGAGCAGAAGGCGGCAGTGGCAAGGGCGATCCCTCTCGGACGCCTGGGCCAGCCCGGCGAGATTGCCGGAACCGTTGCCTTCCTGCTTTCCGACGAGGCAGCTTTCATCACGGGCCAGACAATCCTGGCGAATGGTGGACGCTGGATGGTTTAG
- a CDS encoding pentapeptide repeat-containing protein: protein MVDKRITLFFPFIALASSLALGPASAQQSPTTRVAWAPSYGGSCEGCDLRGRNMSGGDISAANYPRSDMSGAFLRGTLAKDVNLEGAVALGTDFRRATLDDSRLKGAHFEKSRFENSSLQNVDLSDAVLSGSYLNGAKLNGTTASGADFSDTRAIAADFSGANLTNALFINANLRAAQFNNSILVGASFKNANLSDAIFSSVRLINVIFDGASGLSQAQFSGSCLDETTRLPAGINLEFCQPVVQPLSDDLAGGVIQTAEKQ, encoded by the coding sequence ATGGTTGATAAACGGATAACCCTTTTCTTCCCTTTCATCGCGCTTGCGTCGTCCCTGGCGCTTGGCCCCGCCTCAGCTCAGCAGTCACCCACAACGCGGGTGGCCTGGGCCCCTTCATACGGCGGATCATGCGAAGGCTGCGATCTGCGTGGCCGCAATATGTCCGGCGGCGATATCTCAGCAGCGAACTATCCACGCTCTGACATGTCCGGCGCCTTCCTACGTGGCACACTCGCAAAAGACGTCAATCTTGAAGGCGCTGTCGCGCTTGGCACTGATTTTCGCCGCGCCACGCTTGATGACTCCCGTCTGAAGGGCGCTCATTTTGAAAAATCACGTTTCGAAAATTCAAGCCTGCAGAATGTCGATCTGTCGGACGCGGTCCTGTCGGGCTCCTATCTCAATGGGGCCAAGCTGAACGGCACGACAGCATCGGGCGCGGATTTCTCTGACACGCGCGCCATCGCGGCAGACTTCTCGGGCGCAAATCTGACGAATGCCCTTTTCATCAATGCCAATCTGCGCGCCGCGCAATTCAACAATTCGATCCTCGTTGGCGCATCGTTCAAGAACGCCAATCTCAGTGACGCTATCTTTTCGAGCGTCCGCCTGATCAACGTTATCTTCGACGGCGCTTCGGGGCTGTCGCAGGCGCAATTCAGCGGCAGCTGTCTAGACGAAACCACCCGTCTACCCGCCGGGATCAATCTTGAATTCTGTCAGCCCGTCGTCCAGCCGCTTTCTGATGACCTCGCTGGCGGCGTGATCCAGACCGCCGAAAAACAATAG
- a CDS encoding pentapeptide repeat-containing protein — translation MLKHILIAMAALAVVLPASAQNAGQISKVRNGQSCPGCNLFQADLAYYDASNVDVSGARLRQSDMQLATFDNWNFTGTNLSVANLFGARFNRSNFTNANFENATLVGAYFGSSRFQGANFSGANVSGADFHLSKGLTQSQLNKACGDASTRLPAGLSVPRCR, via the coding sequence ATGTTGAAACACATCCTGATCGCAATGGCGGCTTTGGCCGTCGTTCTTCCGGCAAGCGCGCAGAATGCGGGCCAGATTTCCAAGGTCCGCAACGGCCAGTCCTGCCCCGGCTGTAATCTTTTTCAGGCCGATCTGGCGTATTATGACGCCTCTAACGTCGATGTTTCCGGCGCGCGCCTGCGTCAGAGCGACATGCAGCTCGCGACGTTCGACAACTGGAACTTCACCGGCACCAATCTTTCCGTCGCGAACCTTTTCGGCGCGCGTTTCAACCGTTCGAATTTCACTAATGCCAATTTTGAAAATGCGACCCTGGTGGGCGCGTATTTTGGATCTTCGCGCTTTCAGGGCGCTAATTTCTCCGGGGCAAACGTGTCCGGCGCCGATTTTCATCTTTCGAAGGGCCTGACCCAGTCACAGCTGAATAAGGCCTGTGGTGACGCATCAACACGCCTTCCGGCCGGTCTGAGCGTGCCGCGCTGCCGCTAA
- a CDS encoding TSCPD domain-containing protein has translation MTRTTRSDTLMQSAIEAGRISPVLPLGALMPVPGTPVSAQNGETAIREALEKLGHIEMERRTKIGLADLVEQLGTAPRNAELAEALLAGLPEPMIEAGLQHEDGFPGLETWLRQSAMDLSGQAPLNLSAAAYLDMPMMAEHARKEGLSFCVGAPDGLNAEMPALALDISAFISEAGFETDLIADVLTACAGDNGEDIVLLVHGIAAGAMALAAKTKTSMPDTGASLVRAMSAIIDGGTVDKADADRIGLAQKAEFPGQSGFKLAIAPLLATSQTEFNAASDGLSGDCRLTVTDEDAAVRLTVPAQLALEEIGGEAAEKVREAIENGCDLDVLPVINTETLRLRGFSDEAISRVRNAIGEGLPLSAAFSRWVLGDDVISQELKLAPEAFDTDGHGLLRSLGYSIENIDAAEEAASGAPEAAARSAFEAAQLGVPDAVDFTMATSAALGDTLGDRMMIDATHWSLDQRRDAVSAGLALFVGATGAAQDETVAERMDAILTLAEDMQSEEQADAVAMPGLPAGAGVSRTRLPDRRKGYIQKATVGGHKVYLHTGEFDNGSLGEIFIDMHKEGAAFRSLMNNFAIAVSLGLQYGVPLDEYVDAFVFTRFEPAGDVTGNDKITKATSILDYIFRELAISYLGRDDLAELGDDVSHDGLGRGLKDGTREAPQPLPEEAVQFISRGFSRGQLPDNIVILERKRAERDEAAAAAESAETEEEDPEYLSQPCPHCSSFTLVTTEDENTLHCETCGEETSPEAVFTKN, from the coding sequence ATGACCCGCACGACACGATCTGACACTCTGATGCAAAGCGCAATCGAGGCCGGGCGCATCAGCCCTGTGCTTCCACTCGGCGCGCTGATGCCTGTTCCCGGCACTCCGGTATCTGCCCAGAACGGCGAAACGGCGATCCGTGAGGCGCTTGAAAAGCTCGGCCATATCGAAATGGAGCGTCGAACAAAGATCGGTCTCGCCGACCTCGTCGAGCAGCTGGGAACGGCGCCGCGCAATGCCGAACTAGCCGAAGCGCTTCTGGCGGGCCTGCCTGAGCCGATGATCGAAGCTGGCCTGCAGCATGAAGATGGATTCCCCGGCCTTGAGACATGGCTGCGCCAGTCCGCCATGGACTTGTCGGGGCAAGCACCGCTGAACCTCTCGGCAGCGGCCTATCTCGACATGCCGATGATGGCCGAGCATGCGCGCAAGGAAGGGCTGAGCTTCTGCGTCGGCGCGCCGGACGGCCTGAACGCAGAAATGCCCGCACTGGCGCTCGATATCTCCGCTTTCATTTCTGAAGCCGGGTTCGAGACCGATCTTATCGCTGATGTGCTCACCGCATGCGCTGGCGACAATGGCGAAGATATCGTCCTACTCGTTCACGGAATAGCAGCTGGTGCGATGGCGCTCGCGGCCAAGACCAAAACCAGCATGCCCGACACTGGCGCTTCGCTCGTGCGGGCAATGTCGGCGATCATTGATGGCGGCACTGTGGACAAAGCCGATGCAGACCGGATCGGACTGGCGCAAAAGGCAGAGTTTCCCGGTCAGTCCGGCTTCAAGCTCGCGATCGCGCCGCTTCTGGCGACGTCCCAGACGGAGTTCAATGCCGCAAGCGACGGTCTGTCGGGTGATTGCAGGCTGACGGTCACAGACGAAGATGCCGCCGTCAGGCTGACGGTCCCGGCACAACTCGCGCTGGAAGAAATCGGCGGCGAAGCGGCAGAGAAGGTTCGCGAAGCGATTGAGAATGGCTGTGACCTTGATGTCCTTCCCGTGATCAATACAGAAACGCTTCGCCTGCGCGGCTTTTCCGACGAGGCCATTTCGCGTGTCCGCAACGCCATCGGCGAAGGCCTTCCGCTGAGCGCGGCTTTCTCGCGCTGGGTCCTTGGCGACGATGTGATTTCACAGGAACTGAAACTCGCGCCTGAAGCCTTCGACACCGACGGCCACGGCCTGCTGCGTAGCCTCGGCTATTCCATCGAGAACATCGACGCCGCCGAAGAGGCTGCCAGCGGCGCGCCAGAAGCAGCGGCGCGTAGCGCTTTTGAAGCTGCTCAGCTTGGTGTGCCGGATGCCGTGGATTTCACCATGGCGACGTCTGCTGCGCTCGGTGACACGCTGGGCGACCGCATGATGATCGACGCCACCCATTGGAGCCTCGATCAGCGCCGCGACGCCGTGTCTGCGGGCCTTGCACTGTTCGTTGGCGCAACTGGCGCCGCGCAGGACGAAACCGTCGCCGAACGGATGGATGCAATACTAACGCTCGCCGAAGACATGCAGAGCGAGGAGCAGGCAGATGCGGTAGCCATGCCAGGCCTGCCTGCCGGCGCTGGGGTTAGCCGCACCCGCCTTCCCGACCGCCGCAAGGGCTACATTCAGAAAGCGACCGTCGGCGGCCACAAGGTCTATCTGCACACCGGCGAGTTCGACAATGGATCGCTCGGCGAGATATTCATCGACATGCACAAGGAAGGCGCCGCTTTCCGCTCGCTAATGAATAATTTCGCGATCGCGGTCTCGCTTGGCCTGCAATATGGCGTGCCGCTGGATGAGTATGTCGATGCCTTCGTCTTTACCCGGTTTGAGCCAGCCGGCGATGTCACCGGCAATGACAAGATCACCAAGGCGACCTCGATCCTCGACTATATTTTCCGAGAACTCGCCATTTCCTATCTCGGCCGGGATGATCTTGCCGAGCTTGGCGATGATGTCAGCCATGATGGGCTCGGCCGCGGCCTGAAAGATGGCACGCGCGAAGCCCCTCAGCCTCTGCCCGAAGAAGCGGTGCAATTTATCTCTCGCGGCTTCTCAAGAGGTCAGCTGCCCGACAATATCGTCATTCTCGAACGCAAGCGCGCTGAACGCGATGAGGCAGCTGCAGCGGCTGAAAGCGCTGAGACGGAAGAGGAAGACCCTGAATACCTCTCCCAGCCCTGCCCGCATTGCTCCAGCTTCACGTTGGTGACGACTGAGGACGAGAACACGCTGCACTGCGAAACCTGCGGCGAGGAAACCAGCCCGGAGGCTGTTTTCACGAAGAACTGA
- a CDS encoding NADH:ubiquinone oxidoreductase subunit NDUFA12, with product MFKLFTWWNGVTVNGAFDIKRRSDLVGTDDYGNKYYQDRKVSVEGRHRRYVIYKGLAEPSKVPAEWHGWLHFTFDEPPTEKPFNRRAWETDHKPNMTGTLFAYHPKGSLSEGGERRKSDADYEAWTPDA from the coding sequence ATGTTCAAGCTCTTCACCTGGTGGAACGGCGTTACGGTCAACGGCGCCTTTGACATAAAGCGTCGAAGCGACCTCGTCGGCACCGATGACTATGGCAACAAATACTATCAGGACCGCAAGGTATCGGTCGAAGGGCGCCACCGGCGCTATGTGATCTACAAAGGTCTGGCTGAGCCTTCGAAGGTGCCTGCTGAGTGGCATGGCTGGCTGCACTTCACCTTTGATGAGCCACCGACGGAAAAACCGTTCAACCGCCGCGCCTGGGAAACGGACCACAAGCCGAACATGACGGGCACCCTGTTTGCCTATCACCCGAAAGGCTCGCTCAGCGAAGGCGGCGAGCGCCGCAAGTCCGATGCAGACTATGAGGCCTGGACCCCCGATGCGTGA
- a CDS encoding MlaD family protein: MRESIFETLIGAAVLVVAGVFLWFAMARGGEAASSPSGSVELGARFNSASGIDRGTDVRMAGVKVGTVRAIKLDVDRAEALVTFAVSKDLVPLDDGTSARIQSEGLLGGSYINLEPAAGFGQIEPCGEGQQLFGDSGCGEILYTQGSVDLLTLLASFASGNGGGDDSSSNDSSSSSSNSADSNSDDDASPFGDLTGSDDEADSADKTDENAAEDEAATESPDSSTSLGEAYPDTPGDNR; this comes from the coding sequence ATGCGTGAATCAATCTTTGAAACCCTAATCGGCGCCGCTGTTCTGGTTGTCGCAGGCGTCTTCCTATGGTTTGCCATGGCGCGCGGCGGCGAAGCTGCGTCCTCGCCATCTGGCAGCGTCGAGCTTGGCGCGCGCTTCAATAGCGCCAGCGGCATCGATCGCGGGACAGATGTCCGCATGGCCGGCGTAAAGGTCGGCACGGTGCGGGCGATCAAACTCGATGTGGATCGTGCCGAGGCGCTCGTCACGTTCGCTGTGTCGAAAGATCTTGTGCCACTGGATGATGGCACATCCGCCCGCATTCAGTCTGAAGGCCTTCTTGGCGGCAGCTACATCAATCTTGAGCCAGCCGCAGGCTTTGGCCAGATCGAACCGTGCGGCGAAGGCCAGCAACTTTTCGGCGACTCCGGTTGCGGCGAAATTCTCTACACGCAGGGCAGCGTCGATTTGCTGACACTGCTGGCATCTTTCGCCAGCGGGAACGGCGGCGGCGACGATAGCAGCAGCAATGACAGCAGTTCATCGAGCAGTAATTCGGCCGATAGCAACTCGGACGATGATGCTTCGCCTTTCGGTGACCTGACGGGCAGCGACGATGAGGCCGACAGCGCCGACAAAACAGATGAAAATGCTGCTGAGGACGAAGCGGCCACAGAATCTCCCGATTCATCGACTTCACTCGGAGAGGCCTATCCAGACACTCCGGGAGATAATCGGTGA
- a CDS encoding DUF2155 domain-containing protein, with protein MNLVKIAALASASFLVVQSASAVTYEQNESATLRALDKITGRSTDFEITVGEPMIYGTLKVDLKVCYQTPPEEPPESAAFLQVEATTASRVKTMMEPRLASEVEREAAEAGRANGRGDDQPEEPEMLFSGWMFASSPGLSALEHPVYDVWVIRCKQPSPESLSDPAVPDE; from the coding sequence GTGAACCTTGTAAAGATTGCTGCGCTGGCATCGGCCTCGTTTCTTGTCGTCCAGTCAGCAAGTGCCGTGACTTACGAGCAGAACGAATCCGCGACCTTGCGCGCGCTCGACAAGATTACCGGGCGGTCGACGGATTTCGAGATCACGGTCGGCGAACCGATGATTTACGGCACGCTGAAAGTGGATCTGAAAGTCTGCTATCAGACGCCGCCGGAAGAGCCGCCTGAGAGCGCTGCCTTCCTGCAGGTCGAGGCGACGACGGCCTCACGGGTCAAGACGATGATGGAGCCGCGCCTTGCCAGCGAGGTCGAGCGCGAGGCCGCAGAGGCCGGACGGGCCAATGGCAGGGGTGATGATCAGCCAGAAGAGCCAGAGATGCTGTTCTCCGGCTGGATGTTCGCCTCATCGCCAGGTCTCAGCGCGCTGGAACACCCGGTCTATGATGTCTGGGTAATTCGCTGCAAGCAGCCGTCACCTGAAAGCCTGTCAGACCCGGCCGTTCCGGACGAGTAG